The following coding sequences are from one Halomonas sp. HAL1 window:
- a CDS encoding HIT domain-containing protein, which produces MNNFELDERLAADTLPIADLPLSRVLLMNDARYPWVILVPRYGSVSEVFELSLDDQQQLWREATQLGDAMKTALEGDKINIATLGNVVSQLHVHVILRRHSDATWPAPVWGNGSPEPYDLDGQAQLRHQLLALIDGLDV; this is translated from the coding sequence TTGAACAATTTCGAGCTAGATGAACGCCTAGCGGCTGATACACTTCCCATCGCCGACCTTCCCCTCAGCCGCGTGCTACTGATGAACGATGCGCGCTATCCGTGGGTTATTCTGGTACCCCGCTACGGCTCTGTCAGCGAAGTGTTTGAGCTTTCCCTCGACGACCAGCAGCAGCTATGGCGGGAAGCCACTCAACTCGGCGACGCCATGAAAACAGCGCTAGAAGGTGACAAAATTAATATTGCCACGCTAGGTAATGTCGTCAGCCAACTGCATGTCCATGTCATTTTACGGCGCCACTCGGATGCCACCTGGCCTGCACCGGTATGGGGCAATGGCTCCCCCGAACCCTACGATCTGGATGGTCAAGCGCAGTTACGTCACCAACTTTTAGCCCTTATTGATGGGCTTGATGTATAG
- a CDS encoding short-chain fatty acid transporter, with amino-acid sequence MLKMISKPAVKLVERYLPDPYIFVLLLTLIASVAAIAIERQTPLAVLRFWGDGFWGLLTFSMQMLLVLVTGFMLASSPPVKRILQKIAGTAKTPGGAIILVTLVSLAASWINWGFGLVVGALFAKELARLIRVDYRLLVASAYSGFVVWHGGLAGSIPLTIATEGHFTADQIGVISTGSTIFAFFNLAIVVCLFIAIPLVNRMMLPDEKDSVYVDPSVLNDEPEPVGRITRPAERLENSLTLSLLVGVPGVLFLLDHFLLRGGGLNLNVVNFLFLFLAIVLHRTPRNLLTSLNEAIKGGAGIVIQFPFYAGIMAIMVQSGLAESMSEWLISFATASSLPFWSFISAGIVNLFVPSGGGQWAVQAPVMLPAAQALGADISRVAMAVAWGDAWTNLLQPFWALPVLAIAGLKAKDIMGFCLIQLFITGIIISVGLVWF; translated from the coding sequence ATGCTTAAAATGATCTCAAAACCGGCCGTAAAGCTGGTGGAGCGCTATCTACCCGACCCGTACATTTTCGTTCTGCTGCTGACGTTAATCGCGTCGGTTGCCGCGATCGCCATTGAACGCCAAACACCGCTGGCGGTGCTGCGCTTCTGGGGCGATGGCTTCTGGGGTTTACTTACGTTCTCTATGCAGATGCTGCTGGTGTTAGTTACCGGTTTTATGCTGGCTAGCTCCCCGCCGGTAAAACGTATTCTGCAAAAAATCGCTGGTACGGCTAAAACGCCCGGTGGCGCCATCATTCTGGTGACGCTGGTTTCCTTGGCGGCCAGCTGGATTAACTGGGGGTTTGGTCTTGTGGTCGGCGCGCTGTTTGCTAAAGAGCTGGCCCGGCTGATTCGCGTTGACTATCGGCTCCTCGTTGCCAGTGCCTACTCGGGTTTTGTGGTGTGGCACGGCGGCTTGGCAGGTTCGATACCCTTGACCATCGCCACCGAAGGCCATTTTACCGCTGACCAGATTGGCGTCATTAGCACCGGCTCAACGATTTTCGCTTTCTTCAACCTCGCCATTGTGGTCTGCCTGTTTATCGCCATCCCACTGGTGAACCGTATGATGCTGCCGGATGAGAAGGATAGCGTCTACGTCGACCCCAGTGTGCTTAATGACGAGCCAGAGCCGGTAGGACGTATTACTCGTCCGGCAGAACGTCTTGAAAATAGTTTGACCCTCTCCCTACTCGTAGGCGTGCCAGGGGTGCTGTTCTTGCTTGATCACTTTTTGCTGCGCGGCGGCGGCTTGAACCTTAACGTCGTTAACTTCCTGTTTCTGTTCCTGGCTATTGTTCTACATCGTACGCCACGCAACCTTCTCACCAGTTTGAATGAAGCGATCAAAGGCGGCGCGGGGATTGTTATTCAGTTCCCTTTCTACGCTGGCATCATGGCCATCATGGTTCAATCAGGGCTGGCTGAAAGCATGTCTGAGTGGCTGATCTCATTTGCCACCGCCAGCTCGCTGCCCTTCTGGTCATTTATCAGCGCTGGGATTGTAAACCTGTTTGTCCCTTCTGGCGGCGGCCAATGGGCCGTACAAGCACCGGTGATGCTCCCTGCAGCTCAAGCGTTAGGTGCCGACATTTCACGGGTGGCCATGGCAGTCGCTTGGGGCGATGCCTGGACCAATTTGCTGCAACCCTTCTGGGCGCTACCGGTACTCGCTATTGCCGGGCTGAAAGCAAAAGACATTATGGGCTTCTGCCTTATTCAGCTATTTATAACCGGTATTATCATTTCAGTCGGGCTAGTGTGGTTTTAA
- the coaD gene encoding pantetheine-phosphate adenylyltransferase — protein sequence MSSGKINIAVYPGTFDPITNGHFDLIERGARMFDKIVIAVAASPGKSPNLDLKTRMELINKVCASLPNVEVIGFSTLLTTMMHEQGATIILRGLRAVSDFEYELQLANMNRAQNPELESVFLTPAVENSYISSTIVREIAKLGGDVSRLVHPQVAEALRKHYTS from the coding sequence ATGAGCAGCGGCAAAATTAATATCGCCGTCTATCCAGGCACTTTCGACCCGATCACCAATGGCCACTTCGACCTCATTGAGCGCGGCGCGCGCATGTTCGACAAAATCGTTATCGCAGTGGCAGCGAGCCCAGGCAAAAGCCCCAATCTCGACCTGAAAACGCGCATGGAACTGATCAACAAGGTCTGTGCGTCGTTACCCAACGTGGAAGTCATCGGTTTTTCCACCCTGCTCACCACCATGATGCATGAGCAGGGAGCGACGATTATTCTGCGTGGCCTACGCGCGGTTTCCGATTTTGAGTATGAGCTGCAGCTTGCCAACATGAACCGGGCGCAAAATCCAGAACTGGAAAGTGTCTTTTTAACCCCAGCGGTTGAAAATTCATATATTTCTTCGACCATTGTGCGCGAGATTGCCAAGCTGGGCGGCGATGTTTCTCGCTTGGTGCATCCACAGGTCGCCGAAGCGCTACGTAAGCACTACACTAGCTAG
- a CDS encoding glycerate kinase — protein MNVLLCPDSFKDALSAQDAAAAMARGVKRAIPSAQVRACPLADGGEGSLDALIAATGAERRQLDVHDALGRPRKATWGWLSDQRTAFIELAEASGLQHLTADERNALHTSTFGVGELLLAALDQGAEKALLLLGGSATNDGGAGMLQALGARFLDQNDKPLPPGGAALSQLTRLTLDGLDPRLAGLALEAAVDVDNPLLGVRGATAVFGPQKGASPEEVEQLDRALSHFADISAQVLGEDCRTLPGAGAAGGMGFAAKAFLNATLKPGIEMIMQQADMATLLANADLVITGEGRLDGQSLAGKTPIGVSRAAKRLNKPVIVLAGSLGDGWQACFDEGVTAAFALADGPMTLADALPRTAELLEARCENLLRLWALKL, from the coding sequence ATGAATGTTTTGCTTTGCCCCGACAGCTTTAAAGATGCGCTGAGCGCCCAAGACGCCGCCGCCGCCATGGCCCGGGGCGTCAAGCGCGCCATACCAAGTGCCCAAGTGCGGGCCTGCCCGTTGGCTGACGGAGGCGAAGGAAGCCTAGATGCACTGATCGCCGCGACAGGTGCCGAACGCCGCCAGCTGGATGTTCACGACGCCCTGGGGCGCCCGAGAAAAGCCACTTGGGGCTGGCTTAGCGACCAGCGTACCGCGTTTATTGAGCTGGCAGAAGCCAGCGGTTTACAGCACCTTACCGCCGATGAGCGCAATGCATTGCACACCTCCACCTTTGGGGTGGGTGAACTGCTGCTGGCAGCGTTGGATCAAGGCGCTGAAAAAGCGCTGCTGCTACTCGGAGGCAGCGCTACCAATGACGGTGGTGCCGGTATGCTGCAGGCCTTGGGTGCTCGCTTTTTGGATCAAAACGATAAACCGTTACCTCCTGGCGGTGCGGCGCTTAGCCAACTGACCCGTTTAACACTGGATGGGCTAGACCCGCGGTTAGCTGGGCTCGCCCTTGAGGCGGCCGTGGATGTTGATAACCCGTTACTGGGCGTGCGCGGTGCCACCGCAGTATTTGGTCCTCAGAAAGGCGCCTCACCTGAGGAAGTCGAACAGCTAGACCGCGCGCTGAGCCACTTTGCTGATATTAGCGCTCAGGTACTCGGCGAGGACTGCCGAACGCTACCGGGCGCCGGGGCGGCAGGTGGCATGGGGTTTGCGGCCAAGGCCTTTTTAAACGCCACGCTAAAACCCGGTATCGAAATGATTATGCAACAGGCTGACATGGCAACACTCTTGGCTAACGCGGACCTGGTGATTACCGGTGAAGGTCGCCTGGATGGCCAGAGCCTGGCGGGTAAAACGCCCATCGGCGTTTCCCGTGCCGCCAAGCGCCTTAACAAACCCGTTATCGTGCTGGCGGGCAGCCTCGGCGATGGCTGGCAAGCCTGTTTTGATGAAGGCGTCACGGCCGCCTTCGCGTTAGCCGACGGCCCCATGACGCTAGCTGATGCACTACCACGCACCGCCGAGCTACTCGAAGCACGCTGTGAAAATCTGCTGCGGCTGTGGGCGCTTAAACTTTGA
- a CDS encoding DUF1007 family protein — protein MRAAGIAVAFFLAGSSLLVSPDARAHPHGWIDVSVRIITDDQGMVSGLHQTWRMDPFYSLVVFEELQQVQNASLEQGLDQLGKEIRDNLSGQHYLTEVRINDEPQTLGEVSEYTALERDGRLTFMFILPLETPQPLVDSLLRYQVFDPTYYIEVVHEEEGGQPRDDALILNGEPACELSILPADPDPEVVMEAALLDKDESGEPGLGRYFAETGQVDCR, from the coding sequence ATGAGGGCGGCGGGTATCGCGGTGGCGTTTTTCTTGGCGGGAAGTAGTTTGCTGGTTAGCCCTGATGCGCGTGCCCATCCTCATGGCTGGATCGACGTGAGTGTGCGGATCATCACCGATGACCAGGGCATGGTAAGTGGCTTGCATCAAACGTGGCGGATGGACCCTTTTTACAGTCTGGTGGTTTTTGAAGAACTGCAGCAGGTACAGAATGCCAGCCTTGAGCAGGGCCTTGATCAGCTTGGTAAAGAGATTCGCGATAATCTTTCCGGTCAGCACTATTTAACCGAAGTACGCATCAACGACGAGCCGCAGACGTTGGGCGAGGTAAGTGAATATACTGCCCTGGAGCGCGATGGTCGGCTGACCTTTATGTTTATTCTGCCGCTGGAGACGCCCCAGCCGTTGGTAGATTCTCTGCTTCGCTATCAAGTGTTTGACCCTACCTACTACATCGAAGTTGTCCATGAAGAGGAGGGCGGTCAGCCACGGGATGATGCGCTGATACTTAACGGCGAGCCTGCCTGTGAGCTCTCTATTCTGCCCGCGGACCCCGATCCTGAAGTGGTGATGGAAGCCGCGCTGCTCGATAAAGATGAAAGCGGTGAGCCAGGGTTGGGGCGCTACTTTGCCGAGACCGGCCAAGTAGATTGCCGCTAG
- a CDS encoding LysE family translocator, whose amino-acid sequence MNSEWLILGPAALYMISMTLTPGPNNVMLTASGANFGFKRTLPHMWGILGGCFLLFAGIALGLGVLFERYPAIQTALRWIGSAYLLYLAWKIASAPPPNLKAREHSVPFTFWQAAAFQFANPKAWVMGLALMAGFLPESGQPVFNALVLAGFAELVALPCIALWAAFGTAIGQWIKSDGAWRAFNITMGILTAACVVLILR is encoded by the coding sequence ATGAACAGCGAATGGTTAATCCTCGGTCCTGCCGCGCTCTATATGATCTCGATGACGCTGACGCCAGGGCCGAACAACGTGATGCTCACCGCCTCTGGCGCCAACTTTGGCTTTAAGCGCACGCTACCGCATATGTGGGGGATTTTAGGCGGCTGCTTTTTGCTGTTTGCGGGCATCGCACTGGGGTTAGGCGTACTGTTCGAGCGCTATCCCGCTATTCAAACTGCGCTTCGCTGGATAGGCAGCGCCTACTTGCTCTATCTAGCATGGAAAATTGCCAGCGCGCCACCGCCTAATTTGAAGGCACGCGAACATAGCGTACCGTTTACGTTTTGGCAGGCGGCAGCGTTTCAGTTTGCCAACCCTAAAGCGTGGGTGATGGGACTTGCGCTAATGGCGGGCTTTTTACCCGAAAGTGGTCAGCCGGTGTTCAATGCGCTGGTGCTCGCAGGCTTTGCTGAGCTGGTAGCACTGCCGTGTATTGCTTTATGGGCGGCCTTTGGCACGGCCATTGGGCAGTGGATCAAAAGCGACGGCGCATGGCGCGCGTTCAATATCACCATGGGAATATTAACCGCCGCCTGCGTCGTGCTGATTTTACGCTAG
- a CDS encoding nickel/cobalt transporter — MALTRPFPRHLGLILGLLLAAVVLVIVWQGGFQGVSYQLLGWQRDLHRSLTLAITELSRTPSMATWTTLLSVSFAYGVFHAAGPGHGKAVLATYLATHGGAVKRALGLSFAASLLQGVTAIILVVVLVYGLGWITRQAMGSVVWVEQASFLLVAALGAWLCWRAVKQLRAAYQAHGHDRSHSHDHDHSHCCGGAHHIEPQQALDWRTAIITVGAIGMRPCSGAVLMLGAASLLGQFEVGVASVVAMSLGTGITVSALALASILARGWAQRRLSKQQHSQRSVQKATGWLALAGGVLIVTLGISLSVAGVAQPASGPLLNEPPTRQSHPLTG; from the coding sequence ATGGCCTTAACGCGGCCTTTTCCACGCCACTTAGGATTAATACTGGGGCTTCTGTTAGCCGCGGTGGTGCTCGTCATTGTTTGGCAAGGTGGGTTTCAGGGTGTTAGTTACCAACTGCTTGGCTGGCAGCGTGATCTGCATCGCTCGCTGACGCTGGCGATTACCGAACTCTCCCGTACTCCCAGTATGGCTACATGGACGACTCTGCTGAGCGTTAGCTTTGCCTATGGCGTGTTTCATGCCGCCGGGCCGGGGCATGGTAAAGCCGTACTGGCGACCTATTTGGCGACGCATGGCGGAGCTGTTAAGCGTGCCTTAGGGCTCTCGTTTGCCGCCTCCTTGTTGCAGGGTGTGACTGCCATAATATTAGTCGTGGTGTTGGTATACGGCCTAGGCTGGATAACCCGACAAGCCATGGGCAGTGTTGTTTGGGTAGAGCAAGCCAGTTTTCTGCTGGTAGCGGCATTAGGCGCGTGGCTATGTTGGCGAGCCGTCAAGCAATTACGCGCAGCCTATCAGGCCCACGGTCATGATCGTAGCCACAGCCACGATCATGACCATAGCCACTGTTGTGGCGGTGCTCATCATATTGAGCCGCAGCAGGCGTTAGATTGGCGCACGGCGATAATAACGGTCGGTGCTATTGGTATGCGCCCCTGTAGCGGGGCGGTATTGATGCTGGGGGCTGCTAGCCTGCTGGGCCAGTTCGAGGTGGGAGTGGCATCCGTGGTGGCGATGTCGCTGGGCACAGGCATTACCGTTTCGGCGCTCGCGCTGGCAAGTATTCTCGCCCGTGGTTGGGCGCAGCGACGCTTGTCCAAGCAACAGCATAGCCAGCGCAGTGTACAAAAGGCCACCGGCTGGCTGGCCTTGGCCGGTGGTGTGCTGATTGTCACGCTGGGTATTTCGCTTAGTGTCGCGGGCGTTGCGCAGCCCGCAAGTGGGCCGCTTTTGAATGAGCCACCCACTCGGCAAAGTCATCCTTTGACGGGGTAA
- a CDS encoding beta-ketoacyl synthase, whose product MGGINPAGRTSGYQAFRRTVLDALPADQQRQTLEGLAALMRLVEHSEKGWQDSQGQPVDAPALSLRDQVLNHTLIRRNEDPRFLAPGLPSNRQASMQFAEPMRFTLRRRQLPDNLPADWQVRDIDAREVEVSVPAGVLEVLLPDAQVPKVRAAAQLPSGFDPASLYRSVHHPRGLSLAVFGASDCLGASGFSWEILRQQLNPDHIAVYAGNSIGQLDDQGWGGLLKSLVTGQRATSKQMPLGYGQMPADFLNAYVLGSVGGTGAALGACASFLYNLRLGIDDIRAGRRRVVMVGTADAPITPEIIEGFRAMGALADDAGLKALDALELLTDSDYQRACRPFARNCGFTMAEASQFVLLMDDSLALEVGADILGAVPEVFVNADGYKRSISAPGIGNYITLGKAAALVRDMLGEKALKERSFLHAHGTSTPKNRITESHVFDEIARANGISDWPVVAIKAFIGHSQGSAAGDQLASALGSFAHDLLPGIPTLDAVADDVYAERLRFSQTTQAFRADASFINAKGFGGNNATGVVLSPAVTERLLAQRHGAAAISAWKARREATREAAASYLAQADHGHYAPRYQFGEAVLEGPELDIHADRIHIPGYDHAVSLTSDNPFGRLDEETS is encoded by the coding sequence ATGGGCGGCATCAACCCTGCTGGCAGAACCTCTGGCTATCAGGCCTTCCGCCGCACTGTGCTTGATGCCCTCCCTGCTGACCAGCAACGCCAGACACTGGAAGGCTTGGCGGCGCTTATGCGCCTAGTAGAGCACTCCGAAAAGGGGTGGCAGGACAGTCAAGGCCAGCCCGTAGACGCCCCGGCTCTGTCGCTGCGTGATCAGGTATTGAACCATACCCTGATCCGTCGCAACGAAGACCCGCGTTTTCTCGCCCCTGGCCTACCGTCTAACCGCCAGGCCAGCATGCAGTTTGCTGAGCCGATGCGCTTTACCCTGCGCCGTCGTCAGCTGCCCGACAACCTGCCGGCCGACTGGCAGGTGCGCGATATTGATGCCCGCGAGGTAGAGGTCAGCGTGCCCGCCGGCGTACTAGAGGTATTGCTGCCCGACGCGCAGGTACCCAAGGTACGCGCAGCGGCGCAGTTGCCTAGCGGTTTTGACCCCGCCAGCCTTTATCGCAGCGTGCATCACCCGCGCGGTCTCTCACTAGCGGTGTTTGGTGCCAGTGATTGCCTGGGCGCCAGCGGTTTCTCCTGGGAAATACTCCGCCAACAGCTGAATCCAGACCATATTGCCGTGTACGCTGGCAACTCCATCGGCCAGTTGGATGACCAAGGCTGGGGCGGCTTGCTCAAAAGCCTGGTGACCGGCCAGCGCGCTACCTCCAAGCAGATGCCGCTAGGCTATGGCCAGATGCCCGCCGACTTTTTGAATGCCTATGTACTCGGCAGCGTCGGCGGGACCGGCGCGGCGCTAGGCGCCTGCGCCAGCTTTCTCTACAACCTGCGCCTGGGTATTGACGACATTCGTGCAGGGCGTCGCCGCGTGGTGATGGTCGGCACGGCAGATGCGCCGATTACGCCGGAAATCATCGAAGGCTTCCGGGCGATGGGCGCACTGGCTGACGATGCTGGATTAAAAGCGCTGGACGCGCTTGAGCTACTGACTGACAGCGACTACCAGCGCGCCTGCCGCCCGTTTGCCCGCAACTGTGGCTTTACCATGGCGGAAGCCAGCCAGTTTGTACTGCTGATGGACGACTCCCTGGCATTGGAGGTCGGTGCCGATATTCTGGGCGCGGTGCCTGAGGTGTTCGTCAACGCCGACGGCTATAAACGCTCGATTTCGGCGCCGGGTATCGGCAATTACATTACCCTCGGTAAAGCAGCTGCACTGGTGCGCGATATGCTCGGTGAAAAAGCCCTCAAAGAGCGCAGCTTTTTACACGCCCACGGCACCAGCACACCGAAAAACCGCATTACCGAGTCCCATGTATTCGATGAGATTGCCCGTGCCAACGGCATCAGCGACTGGCCAGTCGTGGCGATCAAAGCGTTTATCGGCCATTCGCAAGGTTCGGCGGCGGGCGATCAGTTGGCCAGTGCCCTGGGCAGCTTTGCCCACGACCTATTGCCGGGCATTCCTACGCTCGATGCCGTAGCCGACGATGTCTATGCCGAGCGGTTACGGTTTTCACAAACCACCCAGGCCTTCCGTGCTGATGCCTCTTTTATCAATGCCAAAGGGTTCGGCGGCAACAATGCCACCGGTGTTGTACTTTCGCCTGCGGTGACCGAACGCTTACTTGCCCAGCGCCATGGCGCAGCGGCGATCAGTGCCTGGAAAGCACGTCGTGAGGCCACCCGCGAAGCAGCGGCAAGCTACCTCGCTCAAGCTGACCATGGCCACTACGCGCCACGCTACCAGTTCGGTGAAGCAGTGCTGGAAGGCCCTGAGCTCGATATTCATGCCGACCGTATTCATATTCCCGGTTACGACCACGCGGTTTCGCTCACCAGTGACAATCCGTTTGGCCGTTTGGACGAGGAGACATCGTGA
- a CDS encoding I78 family peptidase inhibitor translates to MKPRMTLAKFALVSASTMLLTACVSSQMPISPASDDVDAAPPPPTVAPTGSSDEQASACDLEAIQHAIGEPFDDAKVSQLQSDSRARQVRVLSPGDAATMDHRPDRLNIHLDDQDVIEDLRCG, encoded by the coding sequence ATGAAGCCCCGTATGACTCTGGCTAAATTCGCCCTAGTTAGCGCTTCTACGATGTTGCTGACCGCCTGCGTCAGTTCTCAGATGCCGATTTCCCCAGCTAGCGACGATGTAGACGCAGCACCACCGCCGCCCACGGTAGCGCCGACTGGCTCCAGTGATGAGCAGGCGTCTGCCTGTGACCTGGAGGCTATTCAACACGCGATCGGCGAGCCATTCGATGATGCGAAGGTATCGCAATTACAAAGCGATAGCCGCGCGCGCCAAGTGCGTGTGCTTAGCCCTGGTGATGCAGCCACGATGGATCACCGTCCGGATCGTTTGAATATCCACCTTGATGATCAAGATGTTATTGAAGACTTGCGCTGCGGCTAA
- a CDS encoding MATE family efflux transporter — MRIWALAWPIILSNITVPLLGLVDTAVVGHLPDSRYLAGVTLGATLFSFLYWGFGFLRMGTTGLVAQAMGRESDTDVRNLLGQSLIMALVIGCLLIVFASPLITLGLWLLDGSGVATDLAREYAHIRLWSAPAVLANYAILGWFLGQQNSRVTLMILLLTNSVNIVLDLWFVVGLGMTSNGVAWASVIADYSALAFGSYLVLRQLANLNGHFLRERLLALAAYTALFNVNANLFVRTLGLLFAMAFFTAQGARQGDTVLAANAVLLQFIMLTSYALDGFAHAAESLIGRAYGRKDWREFATTVRAAAVFSFWTAGAAALLFALGGNGLIALLTGLEEVRETAAHYLPWMVAMPLIAVWSYLLDGVFIGTTAVREMRNSIFIGLAVYLPAWWLTQGLGNHGLWLAFMLFTLVRSAVLIHYYRLYYHRRYRLSHWR; from the coding sequence ATGCGTATCTGGGCCCTCGCCTGGCCAATCATTCTTTCTAATATCACCGTTCCGCTACTTGGGTTGGTCGATACCGCCGTGGTCGGGCATCTGCCCGACTCTCGCTATCTGGCAGGCGTCACTCTGGGCGCCACGCTGTTCAGCTTTCTCTATTGGGGCTTTGGTTTCTTGCGCATGGGCACCACGGGATTAGTCGCACAAGCCATGGGCCGCGAGAGCGACACGGATGTGCGCAACCTGCTGGGGCAGTCGCTGATCATGGCGCTGGTGATTGGCTGCCTGCTGATTGTATTTGCCTCGCCGCTGATTACGTTAGGCTTGTGGCTATTGGATGGCAGTGGAGTAGCCACCGATTTAGCGCGTGAGTACGCCCACATCCGCCTCTGGTCTGCGCCCGCTGTACTCGCCAACTACGCCATTTTGGGCTGGTTTTTAGGCCAGCAAAATTCCCGCGTCACGCTAATGATTTTATTGCTGACTAACAGCGTTAATATCGTGCTGGATTTATGGTTTGTGGTGGGCCTGGGGATGACCAGTAACGGCGTGGCCTGGGCCAGCGTCATCGCCGACTACAGTGCATTAGCCTTCGGCAGCTATCTGGTACTGCGCCAATTAGCCAACCTGAACGGCCACTTTTTGCGCGAGCGCCTGCTGGCTCTGGCGGCCTACACCGCGCTGTTTAACGTCAACGCCAACCTCTTTGTGCGCACCCTCGGCCTGCTGTTTGCCATGGCTTTTTTTACCGCCCAGGGTGCCCGTCAGGGCGATACGGTGCTCGCCGCCAACGCTGTACTGCTGCAGTTCATTATGCTCACCAGCTATGCGCTAGATGGGTTTGCCCATGCCGCGGAATCACTGATCGGACGTGCTTATGGGCGCAAAGATTGGCGTGAGTTTGCGACCACCGTGCGCGCCGCTGCCGTTTTTTCATTCTGGACAGCGGGCGCAGCGGCTCTTCTGTTTGCGCTAGGCGGCAACGGCCTTATTGCCCTGCTCACCGGCCTTGAAGAGGTACGCGAGACCGCAGCGCACTATCTGCCGTGGATGGTGGCCATGCCGCTGATTGCGGTATGGAGCTACCTGCTTGATGGGGTATTTATTGGCACCACCGCCGTGCGTGAAATGCGTAACAGCATCTTTATCGGCCTCGCCGTCTACCTGCCCGCTTGGTGGTTAACCCAGGGGCTGGGCAATCATGGCCTGTGGCTGGCGTTTATGCTCTTTACGCTGGTTCGCTCGGCGGTACTCATTCACTACTATCGTCTTTACTACCACCGCCGCTACCGGTTAAGCCACTGGCGCTAA
- a CDS encoding entericidin A/B family lipoprotein, whose translation MKKLLAMSFMLLMTAGVLTGCNTISGAGQDVEEGGQAVQDAAN comes from the coding sequence ATGAAAAAATTATTAGCCATGAGCTTTATGCTGCTGATGACCGCGGGTGTTCTTACTGGTTGTAATACCATTTCTGGCGCTGGCCAGGATGTGGAAGAGGGCGGCCAAGCTGTCCAGGATGCAGCCAATTAA
- a CDS encoding acyl-CoA thioesterase — translation MSETETSASTVINTALPGQHELSMTVLMTPDMANFSGKVHGGAILKKLDEVAFACASRYSGHYVVTLSVDQVLFKQPIHVGELVTFLACVNHVGRSSMEIGIKVVAEDIRNKLIRHTNSCYLTMVAIDAEGKPASVPPLTLATPLQKLRFEKAALRKKLRKQAEREELLTQQQHQSQTQ, via the coding sequence ATGTCCGAGACGGAAACCAGCGCGAGCACCGTTATCAATACTGCCCTGCCTGGGCAACACGAACTCTCCATGACGGTATTAATGACACCTGACATGGCGAATTTCAGCGGCAAAGTGCATGGTGGGGCTATTCTTAAAAAGCTCGATGAAGTCGCGTTTGCCTGTGCCAGCCGTTATTCAGGTCACTACGTGGTGACACTGTCGGTGGATCAAGTGCTGTTTAAACAGCCTATCCATGTAGGGGAACTGGTCACGTTCCTAGCCTGCGTCAATCATGTTGGCCGCTCATCAATGGAAATTGGTATTAAGGTGGTGGCCGAAGATATTCGCAATAAGCTAATCCGCCATACCAACAGCTGCTACCTCACCATGGTCGCGATTGATGCTGAGGGCAAGCCCGCCAGCGTACCGCCACTCACGTTGGCAACACCGCTGCAGAAACTACGCTTTGAAAAAGCAGCGCTGCGCAAAAAATTACGCAAACAGGCGGAGCGAGAAGAGCTGTTGACCCAACAGCAGCATCAATCACAGACCCAGTAA
- a CDS encoding YfhL family 4Fe-4S dicluster ferredoxin yields the protein MALMITDECINCDVCEPECPNDAISPGEEIYVIDPNLCTECVGHYDEPQCQQVCPVDCIPLDPERHESQEQLMKKYRIITAA from the coding sequence ATGGCCCTGATGATTACCGACGAGTGCATTAACTGCGACGTCTGCGAGCCCGAATGCCCCAATGATGCGATCTCCCCCGGTGAGGAGATCTATGTCATCGACCCCAACCTATGCACCGAGTGCGTGGGCCACTATGACGAACCTCAGTGTCAGCAGGTTTGTCCGGTGGACTGTATCCCGCTTGACCCAGAGCGCCACGAAAGCCAAGAGCAGTTGATGAAGAAGTACCGCATCATCACGGCCGCTTAA